The Silene latifolia isolate original U9 population chromosome Y, ASM4854445v1, whole genome shotgun sequence sequence TCAAGTATTTCATATCACCTTTGTCTATGCTAGTAATGATGCTAGGGAGAGATATGGTCTTTGGTCTCATCTCATAAATCTTAAGCCCCTGGTGACTAAATGGTTAATTCTGGGGGATTTCAATGTTATTAGGGACATCTCTGAGAAAATTGGTGGCACTCTTCCTGATCTTGCTGATATTATGGATTTTAATTCTTGCCTTTATCAATGTGAGGTGGAGGATCTTACTAGCTCAGGCTGTGCTTTCTCTTGGAATAATAAGCATCTCCCTGAATCAAGGGTTTGGACTAAACTTGATCGAGCTCTGGCTAATATTCAGTGGCTTACTCATTTCCCTGCTACTTCGCCCATTTCCACAACCTGGAGTTTCTGATCATTCTCCAGTGGTGGTTACCATTTTTGAGGATCCTTGCAGGAAATCAAGGTTTAGTTTTCTTAACTGTTGGCTTGATCATTCTGACTATGATAATATTGTGCATGAGGCCTGGAATGTTCCAGTTTATGGCTCTTCCACCTATAAGCTGTTTGCTAGACTGAAGAATGTTAGGAAGAGTTTAAGATTACTACATAAAGAGTACTTTACTAGCATCTCTATTAAGGTTCAGGGTTTGAAACAAGATCTAAAAAATTGTCAGCTGGCTATGCAAGCTGATACTTTTTCTTCTGAGCTCATTTTTAAAGAAAAAGAGCTCTTGTCTCTTTACTGCAAATTCAAGCATATTGAGAGGACAATTGTTCAGCAACAAGCTAAGGTTCAAAATCTCATTCATGATGACTGTTCTTCTAAATACTTCTATGCTAAGATTCAGGAAAGAACGCACCAACAAATTATTGGTCAGATCAAGGATAGACATGGTGCTGATAGGGTTGGTCTGGATAGTGTTGCAGAAGGTTTTGTTGATTACTATAAGAGTCTTCTGGGGGCAAGCTCTCTGTTTCTCCCTTAGATAATGGTTTTATTCGGATGAGCCCTCTTTTCCAAGTGATCTGCGATGCTTTGATTCTTCCTATCACTAAAGAAGAAATTAAAGCCGCACTTTTTACTATTGGTTCGATAAAAGTCCTGCCCCGATGGATTTTCCTCTGCTTTCTTTAAGCACAGTTGGCCTCTTATTGAGGAGTCTTACTGTAAAGCTGTCCTCTCCTTCTTTTCTACTGGTAGAATGAGCAAGCAAGCTAATTCTACCTTGATTGCCCTAATTCCTAAGAAGAAGGTTAGCTCCACAGTCATGGATTTTCGTCCTATTTCTGCTTTGTACTACCTTTTACAAGACCATTTCTAAAATTATATCTACTAGGCTCAGCACTGTGCTCCCTCACTTAATTGGTCCTGAGCAGGCTGCATTTGTTAAAGGAAGGAGCATTCATGAAAATATCATGTTGTCCCAATCTTTAGTTAAAGGTTATGGTCGCAAGTACCTCACTCCTAGATGCTTGATTAAGGTGGATATTAGGAAGGCTTTTGATTCTCTTCAGTGGTCttttgttgaaaatatgttgcttGCTCTCAAATTTCCTCCTCAGTTTATTAGTTGGATTATGGGGTGCCTCACCAGCTCCTGGTTTTCACTTAAGCTCAATGGTTCTGTCCATGGTTTCTTTCAAGGGAAAAGTGGAATTAGGCAAGGAGACCCTCTCTCCCCTTATATTTTTGTTCTTAGCATGGAGATTCTCTCTAGATACTTGAGATGTCTCAATTCCCTTCCTCAAGTATCTCTTCATCCTAAGTGTTCTAAAATGAAACTCACCCACTTAATCTTTGCTGATGATCTTATGATCTTTATTAGAGGGGATGTGCCTTCTGTGCAGGCTGTTTCTCAAACCCTTGGCCTCTTTTCTAGCTGGTCTGGGCTTCATGCTAATGTGGATAAAACTGAAATTTATTTTGGTGGTGTCTCTCCTAGCATTAAGTCCCAGATTCTTCTTACCTCTGGATTCTCTGAGGGATCTTTCCCTTTTAGGTATTTAGGGTTGCCCCTTAATACAGCTCGTACCACTGTGGATATGTATGGTATCCTTGTCAACAAGATTCAGGCTTCCATTCAACACTGGTCTTCAAAAATGCTTTCTTATGCTGGTAGAATTCAGCTCCTCAACAGTGTTGTCTTTGGCATTGAGAACTTTTGGTGTGCCAGTGTCTTGCTCCCCAAAAGTGTGCTTAAAACTATCAACAAGCTATGCAAGGATTTCTTCTGGAATATCAAAGCCACTGATAGGAAGATGATTGTAAAGAGTTGGTCTAGTGTTTGTGCTCCAGCTAATGAAGGAGGCTTTGGGGCTAAAGAACTCCTCTCCTGGAATAAAGCGCTTATATCCAAATGGTTGTGGTTATTAGATCAGGCTCCCCAGGGACTATGGAGCATCGGCACTCGAATACCATCTCTCCCACATTTGCTCTATCTCGGGATGTTCTTTGTTCGGGACAGATATAGTGAGAGCTTCCGGAGTATCATTAGTGTTAAAAATGAATTATTGACTATCACCGGCTCTCCTGTTCTTTGCAAGAGCTCTCCCCGCATTTGGTGCTCGTGCTAAGTTTCGTTCTTTGCAGACTTACAACTGGTTTAGACCGTGTCATCCTACTGTCTCCTGGTTTAAAGGACTTTCTCATAAGGTGGTAATCCCTAGGCACCGTATCATTACTTCCCTCGCTTGTCAGCAGAAGCTAGCAACTGTGGACAAATTGATTCTTAGGGGATTCATCACTCCCAATCGTTGTGCTCTCTGCAAACAGGATAGTGAAACTCATGATCACCTATTCTTTGCCTGTCCATTCTCTCAACAGCTTTGGCATGAGCTCATGGCCTGGGCTCGTGTTCCTAACAGGAGTAATGCTTATCACACTGAGTTGAGTTGGTGTCTGCATAGGCATTCTAGGCGGCATTGGAAGCACGCTTGGTTCCTAAGTTGTTTTACTTGTGCTATCTACATTATTTGGAAGGAGCGTAATTGCAGGATCTTTAGCATTCATGAACACACCGTTCATCAGCTGCTTACTCATGCCAAGCTTCTCATTTCTGTGTCTTTATTGTATAGGTCTTCTTCCTTATGTTCTTCTCGTTTTCTTAGTTctttgcactcttgctagccttTCCTTTTAGGCTATAGGGGCTATTCTTTGTAAGATCttatccttttctttttcctcaccTTGAGGATGAATAAAAGGATTTTacc is a genomic window containing:
- the LOC141627880 gene encoding uncharacterized protein LOC141627880; translation: MKVSSWNIRGCNDPLKLQEIKDFLWVNKLDILGVLETKIKHRNYGRIISSYFSNLGSCCNLDPHSNGRILLLWNLSTVVVTPLYVHPQFIHCEVFHNATCQVFHITFVYASNDARERYGLWSHLINLKPLVTKWLILGDFNVIRDISEKIGGTLPDLADIMDFNSCLYQCEVEDLTSSGCAFSWNNKHLPESRVWTKLDRALANIQKSRFSFLNCWLDHSDYDNIVHEAWNVPVYGSSTYKLFARLKNVRKSLRLLHKEYFTSISIKVQGLKQDLKNCQLAMQADTFSSELIFKEKELLSLYCKFKHIERTIVQQQAKVQNLIHDDCSSKYFYAKIQERTHQQIIGQIKDRHGADRVGLDSVAEGFVDYYKSLLGASSLWPLIEESYCKAVLSFFSTGRMSKQANSTLIALIPKKKAAFVKGRSIHENIMLSQSLVKGYGRKYLTPRCLIKVDIRKAFDSLQWSFVENMLLALKFPPQFISWIMGCLTSSWFSLKLNGSVHGFFQGKSGIRQGDPLSPYIFVLSMEILSRYLRCLNSLPQVSLHPKCSKMKLTHLIFADDLMIFIRGDVPSVQAVSQTLGLFSSWSGLHANVDKTEIYFGGVSPSIKSQILLTSGFSEGSFPFRYLGLPLNTARTTVDMYGILVNKIQASIQHWSSKMLSYAGRIQLLNSVVFGIENFWCASVLLPKSVLKTINKLCKDFFWNIKATDRKMIVKSWSSVCAPANEGGFGAKELLSWNKALISKWLWLLDQAPQGLWSIGTRIPSLPHLLYLGMFFVRDRYSESFRSIISVKNELLTITGSPVLCKSSPRIWCSC